CCGTACTTGGACATGATGCGCGTGTGCCGGTACAGCGTGCCGCCGGCGCGTTTGTCGCGGAGGATGTGGCGATAGATCGTTTCGTGGCTGATGCTGCACTGCCCCTGCGCCTTGAGGGTAGCGGCGATCTGTTCGGGGCTCCACTTCCTCTGCAACAGGTGCTCCACCGTTTGCCACTGCGC
This genomic interval from Chitinivorax sp. PXF-14 contains the following:
- a CDS encoding transposase, whose translation is DIARALGRSPSTICRELARNATRHDGLYRAAKAQQYAVARRRRARRKTQFSDAQWQTVEHLLQRKWSPEQIAATLKAQGQCSISHETIYRHILRDKRAGGTLYRHTRIMSKYG